The genomic stretch CTGCAGCTTTAATATACAGGTAAGCCCGTTCGCGCATCAGCATGCAACCCTTGATATATCCCTTGACAGTTTCAAAATCCTGCAGTAGCCATGGGACTATGGAAGAAAAGAGGGTGCATCCAACAGTTAATTCACTTAAGCAGCAGCTACCTCATCTCTGCTGTATCAGATAGGTGAATCTTTTTCATGGTGAAGGAGAGGCATTCCCTCGGGTTGGCAATGTGGTGGCAGAGATTATGCCAGTTAAGTGTTCCTTGAAAGGCCAAAATTCATTACCACAGGAACTGCACTTGATAGACAATTTTCTCTGCTAACCTGTCTGGAACGGCATAAGCTCTGACACTTTATTCGCAGATCATTACCACCAACAAGAATTCAGAAGGGACAAATTACCAACTATACAGCTATGCTCTGCTTCACCGAAAGAGTCAACCCATACAAACTACTACTACTGATAGTCTGGTACTCCCATCACGCGCTGGTCCAAATTGCTGACAGACTAAGCAAAAGAAAGGCGACTAACACTGGTGACCAATTGACATTTTGCAAGACTCAAACATGTAACATGAGCTGTGATCTACAGAGGGTGGCACCTATCAGGATCAGTCTTGGTTCATATGGAGGCGGCGTGGGCTTCAGATGCCGCCGCTCAGGATGTTAAGCGCGGCAAGGGCAACCTTCTGGAACCTTTCCTTCTCCTCCTCGAGCGCCCTGCACTTGTCAGCCACGCCCTCCTTGGCCTGCTGGATCTCAGCCTCAATCTCGCCACCACACTGCTCGATCTCACTGGTCATCTTCAGCATGTTCTGGAGGCTATCCTGGACCTGATTCGACATGTCTGCAGAGGAGCATGCATGCAACGTGTTAGAAGTTTGTTGTACAGATACCATCCCTGACACGGTGCGAATTCTAGTATACGTGTGTGTTCTGGAATTTATCAACCTAGCAACTGAACTGTGCATAAATTGGCCATCAAGTAGAGGTGATATATGCAGAGGATTCCACTACCCCTTTATTTGCTGCTAATTAAAATGTACAAgataaataataaataataaatGTGCACAAGCAGAATTGATAGACAAAAGTACTCAAGAAGGAAGCATGAATTAGGACCATATCGCAAATTCTAAGCAGGTCGCTAGATATTCCACAATTGGACTGCAAACAATAGGCGAGCAGATGTAGGCTCATTTATGCTGCTCTGAATCATATGTATTGTGCGTGTGTGTTATGGAATCTAGCAAGTGAACAATGAACATGAAGTAGCTGTGTTTCTTACAGGCGAATTCTCTCATTGCTTTGGATTTGAATCTGACAATCAAAATTACCTTGATAAAAATTTAGTAGAAATGATTCGAAGCCAATATGAATTTGGTCCCAACACATCGAATCAGAATAGGAAGCAAAACTCAGGATTAATAAATTTGATTAGCACCAATAAATTCGATCCCCTTAAACCCGCCCCCCCCCCCAATCTAGTGTCGAATCGCCTGGATTAGATCGCAAAATGGTCCGGAAGTCCTAACGAACCGCACATCCTGAGCACGAACACGCGCGAGTGCGCCGAGCACTTGGGAGATTGGGGCGAGCGACCAAGCGCCACCGCGCGGCGGGTGGCCTAGGGTTTTAGGGGCGCGTACCGAAGAGGAGCGCGGAGATCTGGGACTCGCTGCCTTCCTCCGCTGCTGCGTCGGCGAAGGCCTCCTCCCCGGCCGACCGCGCCGTCGCGCGCGATCCCGACGGCGAGTGagacatctctctctctctctctctctggagtCGCGATGCGAGCACGAACTGAGAAGAGATCGGTCGTTGCTGACGGCGGCCCACGCAAGTGGTCAAGTCCTGGGCTTTTCTTTCACATATCATTGCTGACTTGCGGGCCTTCGCTATCACGATACTAAGGCTTTCGTAGTGTCGTTGATTTTTCTTTGGTGGAATATATCTGGAGTTCTCAAATAAGCTTCCTTTTAAATTTTGTTCTGAGTTAAAACTTTAAAACGTTGActattttttatttaaaaaattgatttaaaatactttttttaaaCAGGGTATAAACATAGACCCACACaaaatacactcacccctatgaacacatgcacgcacaccctacccgtaTGAGCAAATTCGAGAGACTAAGTCTGAGAGAATAATCTAGCGGATTTTGAGATTGACTGAGTCACCACATGTCTCTCTGTCAACAGGAACATCATCTCTTACTGGaagcatccacaaccgaattagaGGCTCCCAAAGTTGTGACAACACAACAACAACTTATCAGTGCAGTAAACA from Lolium rigidum isolate FL_2022 chromosome 4, APGP_CSIRO_Lrig_0.1, whole genome shotgun sequence encodes the following:
- the LOC124649321 gene encoding uncharacterized protein LOC124649321, producing the protein MSHSPSGSRATARSAGEEAFADAAAEEGSESQISALLFDMSNQVQDSLQNMLKMTSEIEQCGGEIEAEIQQAKEGVADKCRALEEEKERFQKVALAALNILSGGI